AGTTCGACGGCTTTGATAAATACGTCTGGCGTTTCGTCGGCGGCAAGCCGATTCAGAACCGTCGCACCCACATGAAACAGATACCGGCACGCACGGCGGAATCGGACGCGCTCAGCAAGGATCTCAAAAAACGCGGCTTCAGTTTCGTCGGCTCGACCATCATCTATGCCCACATGCAGGCGGTCGGCATGGTCAACGACCACGTGACCGGCTGCTTCCGCTACAAACAGCTCACGCGGCGCTGAGCTTCAGCGGCCGGCTGACGTTCAGGCGGAAACGCCCGCGGCCGGTTTTCTCGATGACGAGGAAGGGACAGCGCTCGGCCAGGCGGCGCTGCAGCAGGATCAGGCGCGCCTCCAGGTTGTCGCTGATGTCGGGCAGCTTCAGGGCCGGATCGAGACGCAGCTCGCGGTTGGTGAAATCGCTGCGCCCGGCCTCGACATGGTCGCGCAACAGCTTCCAGAAGATCGCACCGGCCACGCCCTTGATGAGATAGTCGTTGTCGATGAACACGCTGTGATCGGCGGCGAAGTGCCGCACCGTCACCGGCGCGCCCTGCGCCGCGGGCGGCCGCGGCGCCGCGGCCGCGACCTCCTCATGTTGCTCGGCGGAATGCGACAGCAGTTCCATGGCCAGCGCCAGTTGTCCCGCCAGCACAATCAGCACGTCCTCGTCCTCGAAGGTGAAGCGCAGCTCCTGCGGACTTTCCACATACATCACGCCGAGCAGACGCGGGCCGAACGTGAGCGGCACCGCCAGCTGGCTGGCCGAATCCGGGAGACCCGGAAACGGGATTTCGGTTTCGAGCGCGTCACCGTCGGTACTGCGCTCAAAACCCTTGCGCATGGCGCGGCTGTAGAGGTATTCCTGCGCCGCGTAGCCGATGCGGATCGGGGTGCGCTCGCGCGCGGCCACGCCGACGATGCCCTCGCCCATGCAGATTTCCGAACCGACACCCGATTCGGCATAGCCGCGGGTGGCGACGGTGTACAGTCGCCCGCGCGCGGCGTCGTGCATCAGCAACATCGCCTGCCGGATGTCGCAGTAGCGCTCCAGACCCTGCAACGTCTCGTCGAACAGTTGCGCCAGGTCGCTGCAACCCGCGAGGCCCGCGAGACAGGCGCGCAGGCCCGGCAGCAGGTTCGGGCGCGCCGTGGCCGTGGACGGCATCCCGCCCTGAACCGGCTCGATGACCAGCACGCGGTACACGTCCGAGCCCATGAGACGGAACACCTTGCTCATGCCGGTGTGCGAGGCGATGCCGGCGAGCTTGGCCTTCATGTTCTCGAACAGCGCGCCTTCGGTCTCGGTGCGCAGGTATTCGAGCTGCAGGCGGTAGTGCGCGCCGTCGTCCGGGTCCACCACCTGCACCGTGGCGCGCGGGTTGGCGAGGATGTTCTTGCGCGTGCTGTTGAAGAACTGGTAGGTCAGCGCCACGTGGCTTTCGTCCACATAATGCACCTGCGACAGGTAGGCGACGTTGGGCGTGCCGTCCGCCGCGCAGGTGGCGATGGCCGAGGGGATCGCGCCCTCGAAGCAGCGCCGCAACGCGCCGAGACGCGGGGTCACGGCTGGCGCTCCAGGCGGCTGCCGGCCTTGGGGCCGGGCGTCTGCACAAAGGCGGCGTTCGGCTCGAACACCAGACCCATGGACTCCTCGTCCGCGCTCGACATCACGGCGCGCCCCAGCGCCTCCCGATGATGGACGCGGACCAGCTCCTTCACGAAACTCTCGACGTAGGCGCGGATGCAGGCGTCGTCGCCCGGCGCGAGCGGGACCACGTCGGCGCGCGCGCCCTTCAGCTGGAGGGTCTCGTGAGTGTGCGGCAGGGTAAACACCACGGCGATGCCGCCGCCGGCGCGCAGGTCCTCGATCACCCTGGCGGCGCGCGGCACCGACACGAATACCGTCACCCGGCGGCGGTCGGCGGACACGCGGCAGCCGTGGGCGCGCACCACCGACGGCACCCGCGCGGCGCTGCACGAAGCCACGTTCATGGCGACGTGATGGGTGATGAAATCGGCGCGCGCCTCATCGAGCAAGGGCGCGTCCGGCTGATTACCGGAAGCTGTGGCATCCATAGCGCGAGTATTCTAGTTATAAGACAAACCGCGGTTCCCCCGGAAAACCTCTGCAACAACCGTGCGGTTCGTGACGGCAATTTACCTCTTGCCATGCCGATAATAAATGGGGCGGCAACAGGCCGGAGCAGCGCGGGGGGTGGGCTCGTGAAAACACAGTATTATTTGCCCATGCCTTTCAATTGGCTTGGGCCAAAGGGGGTATATGTATCCGCGTCGTTGCCGGCGGCAAACCTGCGGCGGGTGACGCAGTGAAAATAATCGAACAATAAACGGGCGCAAGCCAACCCGGCTTCCGTTCACTTTCGACAGGCGTCTTTTTCGCAGACAGGACCGAACCAATGTCCGAATCGCCTGGATAGTTCATGGCGATGATCGGCAAACCATCCGTAGGCCAGATTAGCCAACCGACCGGGAATGATGCTCAGGGGAAGGTAGGCCCACCACCATCCGACAGCACGATAGGCCTCGATCAGCGCATCCACCCCCACGATCATGCGCCCATCATCGGTAAGTCCATGCATGCGCGCCATCAGCATCTGCATCGTCACGCCATGGACGCCCGGATCGAATTCCGGCGACTGGATATCAATGAAGCCCAGCAAGCCACGTCGATCGCGACTCATCAAGTTATGCTTTTCCCAGGAACAGATCGGGCAACTGCCATCGTAGAACAATGTCAGCTTCGGTTGAGCCATGTCACACCTCCTTCAATCGGACTTTAAAACCATCAGAAAGAATACGCCCACCATTGCGACAAAAGCAGGCACGCCCAGCCAGAACCAGGCGCGTGCGTAGCGCCAATAACGACCGGGCAGCGGCCGGTTGTGCTTGTCCGCGTCTGTGGCCATATCACGCATACGCATTTGCAACCACACGACCGGCAGCCAGCACGCTCCGGCGATACCATAGAGCGCGAGAGAGAATCCGATCCAGCCAGTCCAGGCGTAACCCGCCGCCTGGGCCAGCCAGATCCCGGATATCGGCTGGAAGATGACCGTGGGAAGCGTAAATATCCAGTCTGCTCGCACCACGTGCCTGGCCACGGTGGCGGCAACCCGCACATCCCGGGTCCGGTTTGCACTCCACATGAAATAGGCCGTCCCCAGCCCTGTGCCAAACAAAAGCGTGGCGGAAAGGATGTGCAGCGTCTTGATGAGGCCGTAGTCCATGTCATGCCTCTGCTGAGGCGGCCATGAATCCAAGAAGCACGGCGGCTATTGGCAGGTTCTTGATCAACGCGCCGAAGGGATCAACCCAAAGCTGTGGCGCCACCCACGACAAAACTGCGGTGTAGAACCCCATTACGGCTAGCTGTGCCACCCACAGGATCTTCCCTGGCGTCAGCAACGTGGCTATACCGAGCGCGACATTCACGCCGCAAGCGACGATGAAGGCACCCGTGGCAAACTCGGGTGAAAGTCCCAGTTTCACCAGCAGGGCCAGACCGTGGTCCCGGGCATATATCCAGCTCACCACGCCGGCCGCAGCCCACATGATGGCGATACCCGCCAACAACATCGGATGGACCCATGACCAGACAGCATTCATACGCAGGAATTCTGCTTCTTCGGGTGGGATGAAATCCTGCAGTGCACGCGGGAAATAGCCAAGAATTTCGTGCGTCGCTTGTACCGAACCGGTATTGCCATTCAGGAGCATATGCAGGGTCTCGGTGCTCAGCGCGCCGCTTTTTAAGACATCGCCGACTCGCGCCACGGGACGTATCAGGGCAAGCGGGATGGGAATCATGAATGTTTTTCCCAGCCCCAGAAGCCCGCGATAGACGCTCAGCATTTTTTGCATCGCGACCGCTTCAGGACCAACCACCGCGATGGTTTGTTTGACCGCGAGGCGATGCTCGATGAGTTTTGCGACAATTGTCACGAGATCATCGATATGTACCGGCTGCATGCGTTGTTCGCCTCGACCCACCAGTGGAATCACCGGCAGGCTCGCGAGACGCAGGAACAGACGGGTGCTCGCACCACGAGACCCGAAAACCACCGATGGCTGCACGATGGTCCAGTCGAGTGTGCTCACACGCAGGACATCATCTGCCGCCCGCTTTGTACGGTGATATTGGCTAGCACCTTCGTCCGCGCCCAGCGCCGATATCTGAACCACACGATTAACGCCGCTCCGCTCACAAGCCTGGAACAGCGCGCGCGGCGCGAGATGATGCAGCTCGGAGAACCGTGCTTGCGCACTTTCCCGCAATATGCCAACGGCGTTGATGACGACGTCCACACCGGCGAGTCGGGGCAACCAGTCCTCCGCCGTCAGATCGCGCATGTAGTCCACTTCGATAGTCTCCGCATCAGCAGGCAGATACCGGTGTCCTGTGCGGTGCACACACAAGACCACGTCATGCGCGCTCCTGCGCAGCGCGGCCACGATGGCCGAGCCGATAAAACCAGTGGCGCCGGTTACCAGGATGCGCATGTGCTATTCCCGCGAAACACCCGCATTGGCGAGATGCTTTTCCTGTGCCATCCCCTGCCTGACCGCCTTGAACAGGCCGCGACCCACCAGGGCAAAGGCGGCAAAGTGGCCGAACAGAATCGCCAGGATGATCCGCCGGACAACCTGTGTCGTATCCTGAAGATTGATGGGGCTGAAAAAGACCGCCACCATCAGGGGCGCAATCAGCAACATCAGCAGCGTATAGCGCGCCCAAAAGTTTGTGCTGCCGGGTTTTTCACAAAGCTGGTCGAGCATTTCCCGCAGCGCGCCGCGCAGCCACCACCACATCAAAGCACCCGTGGCAACACTCCCGCCCATGCTGATCAGCAGTACCAGTTCTTTGTTCATGTTTGCGTTCCTTTACTTTTCACTAATTTCTGTCATTACAGAAATATGCAGCTAAAAAAATCCGTGTCAGCCGAGCAGCCTCTTCGCCTTCAACCCGGTTTTGAGCCATGCCACGGCGTTGGCGTCGGGCAATTGCTTCACCTCGTCGAAAATACCGGTGATCAGCTCCATGAATGCCAGGGTGTTCGCCATGCGATCACGGACCTCTTTGGGCGTATCGTTCCCGGCTTCGTTGACGCATTCGCGCAATACGCTGATAGTCGGGTCGAACTCACGCTTCTTCCGCTCCTCCATGACCACGCGGAAGATCTCGCGTACGTCATGATGAGCCTCGAAATGATCGCGGCGGTCACCCTCGACGTGCACCAGCTTCACCAGGCCCCAGCTTTGCAGTTCGCGGATACTCGTGCTGACATTGGAGCGCGCCACGCGCAATATCTCGGCAATGGTCTCGGCCGTCAGGGGCGTCTCACTGAGAAACAACAGGGCATGGATCTGCGCCACTGTCCGGTTCACGCCCCAGCGGCTCCCCATTTCGCCCCAATGCAGGACAAATCGTTTCATGACCGGGGAAAGCTTCACAGGATGTCCTTTCTTAAATTTCTGTAATTACAGAAATAGCGTAAAATCGATCGGCTGTCAAGACCGGCAGCTGGTTTTGTAGTTTCGGGCTAAATAACAAGACCCGGTATGGGCCGGGTTCGAGGGGATGCAATAGTGGAGCCTGGAAATTGGACCATCCGACCCGCTAATTGTCTTTCCGCCCCATCATCTGCTCCAGCACCAACAGCAGCGAGCTGGTGTCCTGCTCGCCGAGGCCGGCGGCCATGAGGGCGTTGAGCTGCTGCATCACCTGCGCGGTCACGGGCATGGGGATGCCGGCGTCGCGCGCGATCCCGACCGCCACGCCGATGTCCTTGTGGTGCAGCGCCGCCACGATGCCGGCGGCGAAGTCGCGCTCGACCATCTTCTTGCCCAGCAGGTCGAGCATGCGGCTGGCGCCGAACCCGGTGAGGATCGCCTCGCGCACCTTGCCCGGGTCGGCGCCCTGCTCGCGCGCGAACAACAATGCCTCGGCCGCACCCTCGAGGCAGGCAAGCTGGGCGATCTGGTTGGCGAGCTTGGTCACCTGCCCGGTGCCCAGCGGGCCCATGTGAAAGACGGTCTTACCCATGCATTCCAGCAGCGGTTTGACGCGCTCGAAATGCGGCTTGTCGCCGCCGACGAAAAACGTGAGCGAGGCGGCCCTGGCGCCGGCCACGCCGCCCGAGACCGGCGCATCCAGCATGGCGATGCCGCGCTCGGCCAGGCGCTGGCCCACGTTGCGCGCGATCGCGGGCGCGATGGTGCTCATGTCCACGAGGATCATGCCGGGCAGGTCGCCGTGAATAATGCCATCCGGTCCGAGCGCGACCGACTCGACGTCGACTCCGGCGGTGACCATGGTGAACACCACCTCGCTCGCTCGCGCCACCTCGGCGGGCGTGGACAGCGGATTCAGGCCGAGGCAGCCGGCGTGGGCGCGCGAACGTTCGCCGCGCGCGTAAACGTTGAGCGTGTGCCCGGCCTCGAGCAGGTGCCGCGCCATCTCGCCGCCCATGTTGCCGAGGCCGATGAATCCGAGTCGCATGGGTTTCACCTTAATTTTGGGGCACGTATTCCGAGTGGACAGGAATGCCGTCGCCGCCACAGGACCAGTCCGCGCGCGAGTCCCAGAAGATGCGCCCTTCCGGTTTGATCACCGGATCGCTGTCCAGTGAACCGGCCGGGATGACGATCATGTCCGTCTCCTTCACGTAACGCGGCACCTGGCTGCCGCACACCGAGCAGAAGCGGCTGGTGAAGCGCTTCGCTTCCGGGATTTTGTAGGAATGCACCAGCGCTTCGCCCTTGATCCATTTGATCGACCCGGGCTTGATGAGCAGGTTTGAGGCATGCCCGGTGCCCGTGGCCTTGCGGCAGCGCGAGCAGTGACAATGATAAAACCGCTGCGGTTCGCCGCTGATTTCGTAGTGCACGGCACCGCAGAGACAACTTCCCCGAAAAGCCGCTTGGGTCATGGATTTCACCTTCTGTTGACGGACAATGTGAACATTACCTGATTAGTCGCGCAGCGTGCCAGGCGGGCGTCAGGGACGCAGGGATTGCTGCGCCTCGTCGAGGCGGCTGCGTGCCGCCAGCAGGTCGCGGCGCGGGAAGCGCGTCAGAACCACCACCCGCGGCGGCCGGCTGCCGATCGTGACCTCCGAGAACGTCAGTTCGTCGGCCGGCGCATCGGGCGCTTCGACCTTGATGTTCATGCGGTTGATACGCAGCCGCACGGTCTCGCGCTTCACGTAGCGCCCGGGGTCGGCGAGCACTGCGCTGATGCCGGCGATATAGCCGTCGAGTACCAAGGCGTCGCCGCGGTCCGGGGCCAGCACCTCCCGCTCGTGCAGGAGGCGCGCACGCAGCATGGCAATCTCGTCGTCGAGCCCCGCATTCGATTCGTAGTACAGCGACTCCATCGCCCCCCGCTTCTGCAGCAGGCCGCGCAGCCGCAGTTCCAGGACGTGCTGCTCCTGCCCGCGGTCGTGCGCGCGGTGCTCCTGTTCAACGATCCGCTCGAGCGCCTCGCCGATCAGGAACCCGAAGCCGCGCTGCTCGATGTTCTGGCGCAGCTGCTGCTCGTTGTCGCAGGCGCCGAACAGCCGGTAGTCGGAAAAGCTGATCACGGTCTGCGGCGCCTCGCGCTGGAGCACCTCGCCGCTCATGGCCACGCCGAAGCCATGCCGCTCGTGGCGGGTCACGCCCAGCCCGATGTACACCTCATCCGCCAGCGGATGGTCGTGGAAATACGCGCGCACCCCGGGATCGTCGCTGAAGAACCGTTGCAGTTCCGCGGCGGTCGCAAACAGGGCGCGCACCAGCGGATCGCCGGCCCAGCAGCGGGTATTGAATTCGACCGACGCCGCCAGCCATTGGCCGCACTCGGTGAAATAGGCGATGGTCTGCTCAACCGCCGGCGCCAGTTTGCGGGCGTAACCGGGAACTGCCCGCAGGCGCGGATCGACGCCGTCGACCACCTGCTCGATCGCCTGCCGCAGCAGCGCCGGAT
The DNA window shown above is from Sulfuricaulis limicola and carries:
- a CDS encoding GAF domain-containing protein, which translates into the protein MTPRLGALRRCFEGAIPSAIATCAADGTPNVAYLSQVHYVDESHVALTYQFFNSTRKNILANPRATVQVVDPDDGAHYRLQLEYLRTETEGALFENMKAKLAGIASHTGMSKVFRLMGSDVYRVLVIEPVQGGMPSTATARPNLLPGLRACLAGLAGCSDLAQLFDETLQGLERYCDIRQAMLLMHDAARGRLYTVATRGYAESGVGSEICMGEGIVGVAARERTPIRIGYAAQEYLYSRAMRKGFERSTDGDALETEIPFPGLPDSASQLAVPLTFGPRLLGVMYVESPQELRFTFEDEDVLIVLAGQLALAMELLSHSAEQHEEVAAAAPRPPAAQGAPVTVRHFAADHSVFIDNDYLIKGVAGAIFWKLLRDHVEAGRSDFTNRELRLDPALKLPDISDNLEARLILLQRRLAERCPFLVIEKTGRGRFRLNVSRPLKLSAA
- a CDS encoding thiol-disulfide oxidoreductase DCC family protein — encoded protein: MAQPKLTLFYDGSCPICSWEKHNLMSRDRRGLLGFIDIQSPEFDPGVHGVTMQMLMARMHGLTDDGRMIVGVDALIEAYRAVGWWWAYLPLSIIPGRLANLAYGWFADHRHELSRRFGHWFGPVCEKDACRK
- a CDS encoding DUF2269 family protein; the encoded protein is MDYGLIKTLHILSATLLFGTGLGTAYFMWSANRTRDVRVAATVARHVVRADWIFTLPTVIFQPISGIWLAQAAGYAWTGWIGFSLALYGIAGACWLPVVWLQMRMRDMATDADKHNRPLPGRYWRYARAWFWLGVPAFVAMVGVFFLMVLKSD
- a CDS encoding GbsR/MarR family transcriptional regulator — translated: MKRFVLHWGEMGSRWGVNRTVAQIHALLFLSETPLTAETIAEILRVARSNVSTSIRELQSWGLVKLVHVEGDRRDHFEAHHDVREIFRVVMEERKKREFDPTISVLRECVNEAGNDTPKEVRDRMANTLAFMELITGIFDEVKQLPDANAVAWLKTGLKAKRLLG
- a CDS encoding GFA family protein, translating into MTQAAFRGSCLCGAVHYEISGEPQRFYHCHCSRCRKATGTGHASNLLIKPGSIKWIKGEALVHSYKIPEAKRFTSRFCSVCGSQVPRYVKETDMIVIPAGSLDSDPVIKPEGRIFWDSRADWSCGGDGIPVHSEYVPQN
- a CDS encoding SDR family oxidoreductase, coding for MRILVTGATGFIGSAIVAALRRSAHDVVLCVHRTGHRYLPADAETIEVDYMRDLTAEDWLPRLAGVDVVINAVGILRESAQARFSELHHLAPRALFQACERSGVNRVVQISALGADEGASQYHRTKRAADDVLRVSTLDWTIVQPSVVFGSRGASTRLFLRLASLPVIPLVGRGEQRMQPVHIDDLVTIVAKLIEHRLAVKQTIAVVGPEAVAMQKMLSVYRGLLGLGKTFMIPIPLALIRPVARVGDVLKSGALSTETLHMLLNGNTGSVQATHEILGYFPRALQDFIPPEEAEFLRMNAVWSWVHPMLLAGIAIMWAAAGVVSWIYARDHGLALLVKLGLSPEFATGAFIVACGVNVALGIATLLTPGKILWVAQLAVMGFYTAVLSWVAPQLWVDPFGALIKNLPIAAVLLGFMAASAEA
- a CDS encoding NAD(P)-dependent oxidoreductase, with the translated sequence MRLGFIGLGNMGGEMARHLLEAGHTLNVYARGERSRAHAGCLGLNPLSTPAEVARASEVVFTMVTAGVDVESVALGPDGIIHGDLPGMILVDMSTIAPAIARNVGQRLAERGIAMLDAPVSGGVAGARAASLTFFVGGDKPHFERVKPLLECMGKTVFHMGPLGTGQVTKLANQIAQLACLEGAAEALLFAREQGADPGKVREAILTGFGASRMLDLLGKKMVERDFAAGIVAALHHKDIGVAVGIARDAGIPMPVTAQVMQQLNALMAAGLGEQDTSSLLLVLEQMMGRKDN